One Clarias gariepinus isolate MV-2021 ecotype Netherlands chromosome 5, CGAR_prim_01v2, whole genome shotgun sequence genomic region harbors:
- the ccdc141 gene encoding coiled-coil domain-containing protein 141 isoform X2: MSSEGDLGGQASTTTLSTVAVQAGDAQIIVTLLKCGEQLQLQLTEAHPDLLEIGNNQDENKKLLDEHDELLAKLKRNEGGVRALLEKADKAAEEKEGEEDVYQAMALSLNQAWKMLVSHLEKRRSLLELACHFYDRALEFAIKIDEAEELQCAGRELNGDMGLTELKHKYSSMKRGLLEKSMLALNKSYELLDFLKRFEAEEALKYGTGTRGARNSYRNVNGLMELLQDRRRAIDLGMTEQIRKQEVNNGISEWERQEQEVRRWFKENADLFLERNQLGSSLSESEELLREYKEFELKAKQWTVLVERLLQQASELLSLSDQAKLDSIAEKSENLRTTNEQFQGLMMCRVGQLHESNGFFSSANKAFVILGTIESAIKGLKTQTVQLPELAKKHEELHRNIKDAAAEPLQRGQLILQKLSPQSAQVGGVQRMLGYIRDRVNGLSQQCHAYRELAGRKQQLLTSFEDLEEKISSWIKSSNAVLSSNTELGSSLSEAKELLNKHLELSTQTQHAVAESDAAEGMINELRTLESPEAVELSNRAAVLREQLKTLQRKICTHLESLRSYVSFLLSAKEVEDQVKMLLDCYKKRPETEEENEETGTPMKEDMDARWQLFLQKFLSMQDQGNNFINSSTMVSETLSLNVKAAVNAVEKTTDNLSRKKAELTDLWSSWQLHYTQLKSVKKQWKKFKDQLKKVVHELKSMEGILTPASKLDLGSDLQSVSKLQKSFSSTKQQFLQLNAEVEFLVKTSELLSLKGISMKEKNERVSELLLVHQRVRDKIREYETVLSMAVKFHQVYQELDILLKAEPVNGSSDPNQARIQLSQHQDRQNHVRHLYKLAISLAADITSTIQQPPTLVFSVQEKMERLRQSSVIWAAQASQCEENLMSNMHYCVFKEEISELRESFKDIKKKFNNLKFNYLKKNEKMRNMKAVKNQIQQIDIYLEKLQTLKMKLQAFAVSSNSEKHLIGSSSRELEDSINELQRQVGDFDRAVEDYKQNLELSMKLQQAMEEYEFWCEEASSTIVRVGKYSSECKTKEAISSLHKQFEKFVWPTIPQQEERIRQITELAVRLHGAEEGARYMEKTVNKHNEIVESIKEMSSGLIDLEAKLQAESLKAQSAEENKAYDTIETPEAKETGHTPEIMGPGGTKDDPVTKNAESKKPQLCKSQSQDNLGRPHQVLSETRFYTQEAYSKSTAETINSKSTVERKEQTHTSFSHTHKFSMSSSPIERDRRICTLQQSKRPSQDTPPPSQGECHAASSGSEKQTAGLRNHHEKSHGVCDSHTAGHALHTEAKSEVLLPREEDLFSRVAPDSGLPSDGDFHPDHLSEESLSNDEYECTSPDDISLPPLSETPESNMVQSENDLDDIYCVSSHSLHTNYHSQQCHSRHGDPLHFQPEERFPSPTTGPASRFRAESSSFVHSPLTVPTPTLVSSTISSILKSSKPKGFAECQQTIYSMHESRFEKQECVHEPASPQHSSVAQAGNTHASHKPLTSVKEPELCKPTGICEEIKRSSSARATGNLAEGQSPNFSKHLCNAVVMEGSPVTLEVEVTGFPEPALTWFKNGQELHSDERMSLSHKEGKHVLFIERAAERDSGQYLVRASNSAGTVSSSSMLQVKVYERATHHSLSGRETRRRPQRTWE, from the exons TGTGGAGAGCAGCTCCAGCTGCAGCTGACTGAAGCTCATCCCGACCTCCTGGAGATCGGAAACAATCAGGACGAAAACAAGAAGCTTCTGGACGAGCATGATGAGCTGCTGGCCAAACTAAAG aggaACGAAGGAGGTGTGCGGGCGCTGCTGGAGAAGGCGGATAAGGCGGCGGAGGAGAAGGAGGGTGAGGAGGATGTGTACCAGGCCATGGCCCTGTCTCTCAACCAGGCCTGGAAAATGTTAGTGAGCCACCTGGAGAAACGGCGCTCACTACTGGAGCTCGCCTGCCACTTCTACGACCGCGCCCTGGAG TTCGCTATTAAGATTGATGAAGCGGAGGAGCTGCAGTGTGCTGGACGCGAGCTGAACGGGGACATGGGTTTAACTGAGCTGAAGCACAAATACAGCAGTATGAAGAGAG GGCTGCTGGAGAAGTCCATGTTGGCGCTGAATAAAAGTTACGAGTTGTTGGATTTCCTGAAGCGCTTCGAGGCCGAGGAGGCGCTGAAGTACGGCACCGGGACACGGGGTGCTCGGAACAGCTACAGGAATGTCAATGGACTGATGGAGCTCCTGCAAGACCGGCGCAGGGCAATCGACCTGGGGATGACCGAACAAATCCGCAAACAGGAAGTGAATAACGGGATCTCTGAGTGGGAGAGACAGGAACAGGAA GTAAGACGTTGGTTTAAGGAAAATGCCGACCTGTTCTTGGAAAGGAATCAGCTTGGCTCGTCCCTGTCTGAAAGTGAGGAGTTACTGCGGGAGTATAAAGAATTTGAACTCAAAGCCAAG CAATGGACAGTTTTAGTGGAGCGACTTCTCCAGCAGGCATCCGAGCTTCTTTCATTAAGTGATCAAGCAAAGCTTGACTCCATTGCAGAGAAAAGTGAGAATCTGCGCACCACAAACGAGCAATTCCAGGGTCTGATGATGTGTCGAGTGGGACAGCTGCACGAGAGCAACGGCTTCTTCAGCAGTGCTAATAAA GCATTTGTAATCCTGGGAACTATTGAGAGCGCCATAAAAGGTTTGAAGACTCAGACTGTGCAGTTGCCGGAGCTGGCTAAGAAGCATGAAGAGCTGCATCGGAATATCAAAGATGCGGCTGCCGAACCTCTCCAACGAGGACAGCTTATACTTCAGAAGCTTAGTCCACAAAG TGCCCAAGTCGGAGGTGTGCAGAGGATGCTGGGATATATCAGAGATCGGGTCAATGGGCTGAGCCAGCAGTGTCACGCCTATAGAGAACTTGCAGGGAGGAAACAACAGCTGCTGACATCCTTTGAAGACTTGGAGGAGAAG ATCTCCAGCTGGATTAAGAGCAGTAATGCTGTCTTATCGAGCAATACAGAGCTTGGTTCCTCACTCTCTGAGGCTAAGGAACTGCTCAACAAACACCTGGAATTATCCACACAAACACAG CATGCTGTGGCAGAGTCAGATGCCGCTGAGGGAATGATTAATGAATTGAGGACGCTGGAGTCCCCTGAAGCGGTGGAGCTCTCCAACCGGGCCGCTGTACTGAGagagcagctgaagacactacAGAGGAAAATCTGTACACACCTGGAGAGCCTCAGGAGCTATGTTAGCTTCTTATTATCTGCCAAGGAG GTTGAAGATCAGGTTAAGATGTTGTTGGATTGCTATAAGAAAAGACCAGAGACGGAGGAGGAGAATGAGGAAACGGGGACTCCCATGAAGGAAGACATGGATGCAAGATGGCAGTTGTTTTTACAGAAATTCCTCTCCATGCAGGATCAGGGGAACAACTTTATCAACTCTTCTACTATG GTGAGCGAGACGCTGAGTCTGAACGTCAAAGCGGCCGTTAACGCTGTGGAAAAGACGACAGACAATCTGAGCAGGAAGAAAGCCGAGCTCACAGATCTGTGGTCGTCCTGGCAGCTCCATTACACTCAACTCAAGTCTGTGAAGAAGCAGTGGAAAAAATTTAAGGATCAACTTAAGAAG GTTGTGCATGAACTGAAGTCTATGGAGGGAATTCTTACTCCAGCATCGAAACTTGACCTGGGCAGTGATCTTCAGAGTGTGTCTAAGCTGCAAAAGAGCTTCAGCTCCACCAAGCAACAGTTTCTT CAACTTAACGCCGAAGTGGAGTTCCTGGTTAAGACGTCGGAGTTGCTGTCGCTGAAAGGAATCTCGATGAAAGAGAAAAACGAGAGGGTCAGCGAGCTTCTCCTGGTGCACCAGCGTGTGAGGGATAAGATCCGCGAGTATGAGACAGTTCTCAGCATGGCCGTCAAATTCCATCAAGTTTATCAAGAG CTGGACATCTTATTAAAGGCTGAGCCTGTGAATGGATCGAGTGATCCGAATCAAGCCAGGATCCAGCTCAGCCAGCACCAGGATCGACAAAACCACGTCCGGCACCTTTACAAGCTGGCCATCTCGCTGGCAGCTGATATCACCAGCACTATCCAGCAACCG CCAACGTTGGTGTTCTCAGTTCAGGAGAAGATGGAACGCCTGCGTCAGAGCAGCGTGATCTGGGCCGCTCAGGCCAGCCAGTGTGAGGAGAACCTGATGAGCAACATGCACTACTGCGTGTTTAAAGAGGAGATCAGTGAG CTCAGAGAGTCCTTTAAAGACATCAAGAAGAAATTCAACAATTTGAAATTTAATTACTTGAAGAAAAACGAGAAGATGAGAAACATGAAGGCTGTAAAAAATCAGATACAACAAATCGACATCTATTTAGAAAAGCTGCAG aCTTTAAAGATGAAGCTGCAGGCCTTTGCGGTATCAAGCAACAGTGAGAAGCATCTAATTGGCAGCAGTTCCAGAGAGCTGGAGGATTCCATTAATGAGCTACAGAGACAGGTGGGAGATTTTGACAGGGCAGTCGAGGACTACAAGCAGAACCTGGAACTCAGCATGAAGCTACAGCAAGCCATGGAAGAG TATGAGTTTTGGTGTGAGGAGGCGAGCTCCACCATTGTGAGAGTGGGCAAATACTCATCCGAGTGCAAAACGAAGGAAGCCATCAGCTCTCTACATAAGCAGTTTGAGAAGTTCGTCTggcccacaatcccacagcaggAGGAACGAATCAGGCAGATCACAGAGCTCGCAGTGCGTCTGCATG GTGCTGAGGAAGGGGCGAGGTACATGGAGAAAACTGTTAACAAGCATAATGAAATAGTGGAATCAATAAAGGAGATGTCAAGTGGACTTATCGACCTGGAAGCTAAATTACAG GCCGAGTCTTTAAAGGCACAATCTGCTGAAGAAAACAAAGCCTATGACACCATAGAAACT CCGGAGGCCAAAGAGACGGGCCACACTCCTGAGATAATGGGACCGGGTGGCACCAAAGACGACCCAGTCACCAAGAACGCAGAAAGCAAGAAGCCACAGCTGTGCAAATCACAAAGTCAGGACAACCTGGGCCGTCCACACCAAGTGCTCTCAGAGACACGCTTCTACACACAGGAGGCTTATTCGAAGAGCACTGCGGAGACCATCAACAGCAAGTCCACAGTGGAGAGGAAGGAGCAAACTCAcacctctttctctcacacacacaagttcaGCATGTCCAGTTCTCccatagagagagacaggaggatcTGCACGCTCCAGCAGAGCAAGAGACCATCTCAAGACACTCCTCCACCTTCTCAGGGCGAGTGCCACGCAGCATCCAGTGGTTCAGAGAAACAGACCGCTGGTCTCCGAAATCACCATGAGAAATCCCACGGAGTTTGCGACTCGCACACTGCTGGACATGCACTACACACAGAggctaag AGTGAAGTGCTGCTTCCAAGAGAAGAGGACCTTTTCTCCAGGGTTGCACCAGACTCTGGTTTACCCTCAGATGGAGATTTCCATCCCGACCACCTGAGTGAAGAGTCACTGTCTAACGATGAGTATGAATGCACCTCACCTGATGACATCTCTCTCCCACCCTTATCTGAAACCCCCGAGTCCAACATGGTCCAGTCTGAGAATGATCTAGATGACATCTACTGTGTGAGCTCCCACAGTCTCCACACAAACTACCACAGCCAGCAGTGTCACTCCAGACATGGCGATCCACTCCATTTCCAGCCAGAGGAACGCTTCCCGTCCCCTACAACAGGCCCAGCTAGCCGATTCAGAGCCGAATCGTCCTCATTTGTCCATAGCCCACTTACTGTTCCAACCCCAACGCTGGTCTCTAGTACCATCTCCAGCATCTTAAAGAGCAGCAAGCCGAAAGGCTTTGCTGAGTGCCAGCAAACCATTTACTCAATGCATGAGAGCCGGTTCGAGAAGCAGGAGTGTGTGCATGAACCTGCCTCACCCCAACACTCTTCTGTTGCTCAGGCTGGTAACACGCATGCTTCCCATAAACCATTAACCTCAGTAAAGGAGCCAGAGCTGTGCAAGCCCACGGGCATCTGTGAGGAAATAAAGCGGTCGAGCAGTGCCAGGGCCACCGGAAACCTAGCAGAAGGGCAGAGCCCTAACTTCTCCAAACATTTGTGTAATGCTGTAGTAATGGAGGGCTCTCCTGTGACCTTGGAAGTGGAAGTCACTGGATTCCCTGAACCTGCTTTAACTTG GTTCAAGAATGGTCAGGAACTGCATAGTGACGAGCGCATGTCACTGTCCCATAAAGAAGGCAAGCATGTGTTGTTCATTGAGAGAGCTGCAGAAAGAGATTCGGGCCAGTATTTGGTTCGTGCCTCAAACTCAGCCGGCACGGTTTCCTCCAGCTCCATGCTGCAGGTCAAAG
- the ccdc141 gene encoding coiled-coil domain-containing protein 141 isoform X1 yields the protein MSSEGDLGGQASTTTLSTVAVQAGDAQIIVTLLKCGEQLQLQLTEAHPDLLEIGNNQDENKKLLDEHDELLAKLKRNEGGVRALLEKADKAAEEKEGEEDVYQAMALSLNQAWKMLVSHLEKRRSLLELACHFYDRALEFAIKIDEAEELQCAGRELNGDMGLTELKHKYSSMKRGLLEKSMLALNKSYELLDFLKRFEAEEALKYGTGTRGARNSYRNVNGLMELLQDRRRAIDLGMTEQIRKQEVNNGISEWERQEQEVRRWFKENADLFLERNQLGSSLSESEELLREYKEFELKAKQWTVLVERLLQQASELLSLSDQAKLDSIAEKSENLRTTNEQFQGLMMCRVGQLHESNGFFSSANKAFVILGTIESAIKGLKTQTVQLPELAKKHEELHRNIKDAAAEPLQRGQLILQKLSPQSAQVGGVQRMLGYIRDRVNGLSQQCHAYRELAGRKQQLLTSFEDLEEKISSWIKSSNAVLSSNTELGSSLSEAKELLNKHLELSTQTQHAVAESDAAEGMINELRTLESPEAVELSNRAAVLREQLKTLQRKICTHLESLRSYVSFLLSAKEVEDQVKMLLDCYKKRPETEEENEETGTPMKEDMDARWQLFLQKFLSMQDQGNNFINSSTMVSETLSLNVKAAVNAVEKTTDNLSRKKAELTDLWSSWQLHYTQLKSVKKQWKKFKDQLKKVVHELKSMEGILTPASKLDLGSDLQSVSKLQKSFSSTKQQFLQLNAEVEFLVKTSELLSLKGISMKEKNERVSELLLVHQRVRDKIREYETVLSMAVKFHQVYQELDILLKAEPVNGSSDPNQARIQLSQHQDRQNHVRHLYKLAISLAADITSTIQQPPTLVFSVQEKMERLRQSSVIWAAQASQCEENLMSNMHYCVFKEEISELRESFKDIKKKFNNLKFNYLKKNEKMRNMKAVKNQIQQIDIYLEKLQTLKMKLQAFAVSSNSEKHLIGSSSRELEDSINELQRQVGDFDRAVEDYKQNLELSMKLQQAMEEYEFWCEEASSTIVRVGKYSSECKTKEAISSLHKQFEKFVWPTIPQQEERIRQITELAVRLHGAEEGARYMEKTVNKHNEIVESIKEMSSGLIDLEAKLQAESLKAQSAEENKAYDTIETPEAKETGHTPEIMGPGGTKDDPVTKNAESKKPQLCKSQSQDNLGRPHQVLSETRFYTQEAYSKSTAETINSKSTVERKEQTHTSFSHTHKFSMSSSPIERDRRICTLQQSKRPSQDTPPPSQGECHAASSGSEKQTAGLRNHHEKSHGVCDSHTAGHALHTEAKSEVLLPREEDLFSRVAPDSGLPSDGDFHPDHLSEESLSNDEYECTSPDDISLPPLSETPESNMVQSENDLDDIYCVSSHSLHTNYHSQQCHSRHGDPLHFQPEERFPSPTTGPASRFRAESSSFVHSPLTVPTPTLVSSTISSILKSSKPKGFAECQQTIYSMHESRFEKQECVHEPASPQHSSVAQAGNTHASHKPLTSVKEPELCKPTGICEEIKRSSSARATGNLAEGQSPNFSKHLCNAVVMEGSPVTLEVEVTGFPEPALTWFKNGQELHSDERMSLSHKEGKHVLFIERAAERDSGQYLVRASNSAGTVSSSSMLQVKGNGCSDFDTLKLDWQTCFGTLCVLLWLLYLLVS from the exons TGTGGAGAGCAGCTCCAGCTGCAGCTGACTGAAGCTCATCCCGACCTCCTGGAGATCGGAAACAATCAGGACGAAAACAAGAAGCTTCTGGACGAGCATGATGAGCTGCTGGCCAAACTAAAG aggaACGAAGGAGGTGTGCGGGCGCTGCTGGAGAAGGCGGATAAGGCGGCGGAGGAGAAGGAGGGTGAGGAGGATGTGTACCAGGCCATGGCCCTGTCTCTCAACCAGGCCTGGAAAATGTTAGTGAGCCACCTGGAGAAACGGCGCTCACTACTGGAGCTCGCCTGCCACTTCTACGACCGCGCCCTGGAG TTCGCTATTAAGATTGATGAAGCGGAGGAGCTGCAGTGTGCTGGACGCGAGCTGAACGGGGACATGGGTTTAACTGAGCTGAAGCACAAATACAGCAGTATGAAGAGAG GGCTGCTGGAGAAGTCCATGTTGGCGCTGAATAAAAGTTACGAGTTGTTGGATTTCCTGAAGCGCTTCGAGGCCGAGGAGGCGCTGAAGTACGGCACCGGGACACGGGGTGCTCGGAACAGCTACAGGAATGTCAATGGACTGATGGAGCTCCTGCAAGACCGGCGCAGGGCAATCGACCTGGGGATGACCGAACAAATCCGCAAACAGGAAGTGAATAACGGGATCTCTGAGTGGGAGAGACAGGAACAGGAA GTAAGACGTTGGTTTAAGGAAAATGCCGACCTGTTCTTGGAAAGGAATCAGCTTGGCTCGTCCCTGTCTGAAAGTGAGGAGTTACTGCGGGAGTATAAAGAATTTGAACTCAAAGCCAAG CAATGGACAGTTTTAGTGGAGCGACTTCTCCAGCAGGCATCCGAGCTTCTTTCATTAAGTGATCAAGCAAAGCTTGACTCCATTGCAGAGAAAAGTGAGAATCTGCGCACCACAAACGAGCAATTCCAGGGTCTGATGATGTGTCGAGTGGGACAGCTGCACGAGAGCAACGGCTTCTTCAGCAGTGCTAATAAA GCATTTGTAATCCTGGGAACTATTGAGAGCGCCATAAAAGGTTTGAAGACTCAGACTGTGCAGTTGCCGGAGCTGGCTAAGAAGCATGAAGAGCTGCATCGGAATATCAAAGATGCGGCTGCCGAACCTCTCCAACGAGGACAGCTTATACTTCAGAAGCTTAGTCCACAAAG TGCCCAAGTCGGAGGTGTGCAGAGGATGCTGGGATATATCAGAGATCGGGTCAATGGGCTGAGCCAGCAGTGTCACGCCTATAGAGAACTTGCAGGGAGGAAACAACAGCTGCTGACATCCTTTGAAGACTTGGAGGAGAAG ATCTCCAGCTGGATTAAGAGCAGTAATGCTGTCTTATCGAGCAATACAGAGCTTGGTTCCTCACTCTCTGAGGCTAAGGAACTGCTCAACAAACACCTGGAATTATCCACACAAACACAG CATGCTGTGGCAGAGTCAGATGCCGCTGAGGGAATGATTAATGAATTGAGGACGCTGGAGTCCCCTGAAGCGGTGGAGCTCTCCAACCGGGCCGCTGTACTGAGagagcagctgaagacactacAGAGGAAAATCTGTACACACCTGGAGAGCCTCAGGAGCTATGTTAGCTTCTTATTATCTGCCAAGGAG GTTGAAGATCAGGTTAAGATGTTGTTGGATTGCTATAAGAAAAGACCAGAGACGGAGGAGGAGAATGAGGAAACGGGGACTCCCATGAAGGAAGACATGGATGCAAGATGGCAGTTGTTTTTACAGAAATTCCTCTCCATGCAGGATCAGGGGAACAACTTTATCAACTCTTCTACTATG GTGAGCGAGACGCTGAGTCTGAACGTCAAAGCGGCCGTTAACGCTGTGGAAAAGACGACAGACAATCTGAGCAGGAAGAAAGCCGAGCTCACAGATCTGTGGTCGTCCTGGCAGCTCCATTACACTCAACTCAAGTCTGTGAAGAAGCAGTGGAAAAAATTTAAGGATCAACTTAAGAAG GTTGTGCATGAACTGAAGTCTATGGAGGGAATTCTTACTCCAGCATCGAAACTTGACCTGGGCAGTGATCTTCAGAGTGTGTCTAAGCTGCAAAAGAGCTTCAGCTCCACCAAGCAACAGTTTCTT CAACTTAACGCCGAAGTGGAGTTCCTGGTTAAGACGTCGGAGTTGCTGTCGCTGAAAGGAATCTCGATGAAAGAGAAAAACGAGAGGGTCAGCGAGCTTCTCCTGGTGCACCAGCGTGTGAGGGATAAGATCCGCGAGTATGAGACAGTTCTCAGCATGGCCGTCAAATTCCATCAAGTTTATCAAGAG CTGGACATCTTATTAAAGGCTGAGCCTGTGAATGGATCGAGTGATCCGAATCAAGCCAGGATCCAGCTCAGCCAGCACCAGGATCGACAAAACCACGTCCGGCACCTTTACAAGCTGGCCATCTCGCTGGCAGCTGATATCACCAGCACTATCCAGCAACCG CCAACGTTGGTGTTCTCAGTTCAGGAGAAGATGGAACGCCTGCGTCAGAGCAGCGTGATCTGGGCCGCTCAGGCCAGCCAGTGTGAGGAGAACCTGATGAGCAACATGCACTACTGCGTGTTTAAAGAGGAGATCAGTGAG CTCAGAGAGTCCTTTAAAGACATCAAGAAGAAATTCAACAATTTGAAATTTAATTACTTGAAGAAAAACGAGAAGATGAGAAACATGAAGGCTGTAAAAAATCAGATACAACAAATCGACATCTATTTAGAAAAGCTGCAG aCTTTAAAGATGAAGCTGCAGGCCTTTGCGGTATCAAGCAACAGTGAGAAGCATCTAATTGGCAGCAGTTCCAGAGAGCTGGAGGATTCCATTAATGAGCTACAGAGACAGGTGGGAGATTTTGACAGGGCAGTCGAGGACTACAAGCAGAACCTGGAACTCAGCATGAAGCTACAGCAAGCCATGGAAGAG TATGAGTTTTGGTGTGAGGAGGCGAGCTCCACCATTGTGAGAGTGGGCAAATACTCATCCGAGTGCAAAACGAAGGAAGCCATCAGCTCTCTACATAAGCAGTTTGAGAAGTTCGTCTggcccacaatcccacagcaggAGGAACGAATCAGGCAGATCACAGAGCTCGCAGTGCGTCTGCATG GTGCTGAGGAAGGGGCGAGGTACATGGAGAAAACTGTTAACAAGCATAATGAAATAGTGGAATCAATAAAGGAGATGTCAAGTGGACTTATCGACCTGGAAGCTAAATTACAG GCCGAGTCTTTAAAGGCACAATCTGCTGAAGAAAACAAAGCCTATGACACCATAGAAACT CCGGAGGCCAAAGAGACGGGCCACACTCCTGAGATAATGGGACCGGGTGGCACCAAAGACGACCCAGTCACCAAGAACGCAGAAAGCAAGAAGCCACAGCTGTGCAAATCACAAAGTCAGGACAACCTGGGCCGTCCACACCAAGTGCTCTCAGAGACACGCTTCTACACACAGGAGGCTTATTCGAAGAGCACTGCGGAGACCATCAACAGCAAGTCCACAGTGGAGAGGAAGGAGCAAACTCAcacctctttctctcacacacacaagttcaGCATGTCCAGTTCTCccatagagagagacaggaggatcTGCACGCTCCAGCAGAGCAAGAGACCATCTCAAGACACTCCTCCACCTTCTCAGGGCGAGTGCCACGCAGCATCCAGTGGTTCAGAGAAACAGACCGCTGGTCTCCGAAATCACCATGAGAAATCCCACGGAGTTTGCGACTCGCACACTGCTGGACATGCACTACACACAGAggctaag AGTGAAGTGCTGCTTCCAAGAGAAGAGGACCTTTTCTCCAGGGTTGCACCAGACTCTGGTTTACCCTCAGATGGAGATTTCCATCCCGACCACCTGAGTGAAGAGTCACTGTCTAACGATGAGTATGAATGCACCTCACCTGATGACATCTCTCTCCCACCCTTATCTGAAACCCCCGAGTCCAACATGGTCCAGTCTGAGAATGATCTAGATGACATCTACTGTGTGAGCTCCCACAGTCTCCACACAAACTACCACAGCCAGCAGTGTCACTCCAGACATGGCGATCCACTCCATTTCCAGCCAGAGGAACGCTTCCCGTCCCCTACAACAGGCCCAGCTAGCCGATTCAGAGCCGAATCGTCCTCATTTGTCCATAGCCCACTTACTGTTCCAACCCCAACGCTGGTCTCTAGTACCATCTCCAGCATCTTAAAGAGCAGCAAGCCGAAAGGCTTTGCTGAGTGCCAGCAAACCATTTACTCAATGCATGAGAGCCGGTTCGAGAAGCAGGAGTGTGTGCATGAACCTGCCTCACCCCAACACTCTTCTGTTGCTCAGGCTGGTAACACGCATGCTTCCCATAAACCATTAACCTCAGTAAAGGAGCCAGAGCTGTGCAAGCCCACGGGCATCTGTGAGGAAATAAAGCGGTCGAGCAGTGCCAGGGCCACCGGAAACCTAGCAGAAGGGCAGAGCCCTAACTTCTCCAAACATTTGTGTAATGCTGTAGTAATGGAGGGCTCTCCTGTGACCTTGGAAGTGGAAGTCACTGGATTCCCTGAACCTGCTTTAACTTG GTTCAAGAATGGTCAGGAACTGCATAGTGACGAGCGCATGTCACTGTCCCATAAAGAAGGCAAGCATGTGTTGTTCATTGAGAGAGCTGCAGAAAGAGATTCGGGCCAGTATTTGGTTCGTGCCTCAAACTCAGCCGGCACGGTTTCCTCCAGCTCCATGCTGCAGGTCAAAGGTAATGGCTGTTCTGACTTTGATACCCTCAAACTGGACTGGCAAACCTGTTTCGGCACCCTGTGTGTCCTCCTGTGGCTCCTTTACCTGCTGGTGTCATAA